The proteins below are encoded in one region of Methanospirillum lacunae:
- a CDS encoding cytochrome c biogenesis CcdA family protein, whose protein sequence is MDFSPETWILSFLAGLYTPLGAMCVLPLYPGYLAFLAGRTAQGKRVSTLLLGLAVTAGVIGAMLAFGVVFVSVLQASTSLVIGYLGPVVYLILAIMSIGMILGVDIGRIFPTVQTPEAKTPWITACLFGAFFGLVALPCNPASIIMLFALSTTTADFIANFINFVIFGIGMATPLLVLSAFSMDANRKAVSFLAKYHLIINRGAGVLMLAVALYYLIFVFLSEYL, encoded by the coding sequence ATGGATTTCAGCCCTGAAACCTGGATCCTTTCATTTCTCGCAGGTCTGTACACCCCTCTCGGCGCTATGTGTGTCCTCCCACTTTATCCCGGATACCTGGCCTTCCTGGCAGGGAGAACAGCCCAGGGAAAAAGGGTATCAACACTTCTGCTCGGCCTGGCTGTCACAGCAGGAGTTATTGGTGCGATGCTTGCATTCGGAGTAGTGTTTGTATCCGTTCTACAGGCATCTACCAGCCTTGTAATAGGATATCTCGGCCCGGTCGTATACCTGATCCTGGCCATCATGAGCATTGGTATGATACTGGGTGTTGATATCGGTAGAATATTTCCAACAGTTCAGACACCAGAGGCAAAGACTCCATGGATAACAGCCTGCCTGTTTGGTGCATTCTTCGGCCTGGTTGCACTTCCATGCAACCCGGCATCAATTATCATGCTCTTTGCCCTTTCCACGACGACCGCTGATTTTATTGCGAATTTTATCAACTTTGTCATATTCGGGATAGGTATGGCGACACCACTTCTGGTTCTATCGGCTTTTTCAATGGATGCAAACAGGAAGGCGGTCTCATTCCTTGCAAAATACCATCTTATCATCAACCGGGGTGCAGGGGTTCTGATGCTGGCGGTGGCTTTATACTACCTGATTTTTGTATTCCTCAGTGAATACCTCTGA
- a CDS encoding phospholipase D-like domain-containing protein: MAACIFCTMRLITLVLVVFICVTTTAAFQITEVYSDTYLDGDADEYLVISGDGPLSSLEVTDGEGQITFPAGAVSSGSITIARDGEAFYKVNGRYPDYELIGMSPDVPEPVVTGKFQMANQKDELMLKEHGILIQNLSWPGTFKPRKGQVHVLGPDGIWDKRVFISGASRFMPVTFSNVTGTAFVSPDCGRAVFEQAVSSARREILVNVYEFTDPEMAGLLCQAFSRGVKVTVLLEGGPVGGISSEEQTVIAMLCSVGINVRVMAGTGEDHAPFRYDHAKYLVIDGKDLLLTTENFKEHSFQKAGFAGNRGWGVLVSSPDLCSYFSKVFYSDLNGPGVTDIQGNRSEIPEYFAEAYKPVFAPLHFNDSSVTPVLAPDTSDLIVSLINETRSRLYIEEAYIKHWSHGKRNPYLKSAIDAARRGVEVKILLDSYYYNIEEENDNDEIAAEITAIANREHIPIEARLLDLSGTGLLKLHAKGMIADDSILISSINWNENSPSFNREAGLIIEDPNVAGYFASVFEQDWNAYKKQPLSHESGPDIAKIGLAGMIVGMLAILYLWRHRR; this comes from the coding sequence ATGGCTGCCTGTATATTCTGCACTATGCGTCTCATCACGCTGGTCCTGGTAGTGTTTATCTGTGTAACCACAACTGCTGCATTTCAGATAACTGAAGTATACTCTGATACCTATCTGGATGGCGATGCCGATGAATACCTGGTGATCAGTGGAGACGGACCTCTCAGTTCTCTTGAGGTAACTGATGGAGAAGGGCAGATTACCTTTCCTGCAGGTGCGGTATCATCTGGTTCAATAACAATAGCCCGTGATGGAGAAGCATTTTACAAGGTCAATGGCAGATACCCGGATTATGAACTGATTGGAATGAGCCCAGATGTTCCAGAGCCTGTGGTTACTGGAAAATTCCAGATGGCAAACCAGAAAGATGAGCTCATGCTGAAGGAGCATGGTATACTTATTCAGAATCTTTCGTGGCCAGGAACATTCAAGCCACGTAAAGGGCAGGTCCATGTCCTTGGTCCTGATGGCATATGGGACAAACGTGTTTTTATATCCGGTGCCAGCCGGTTTATGCCTGTAACCTTTTCCAATGTTACTGGTACAGCCTTTGTTTCTCCAGATTGCGGACGTGCGGTTTTTGAACAGGCAGTATCGTCTGCCCGTCGCGAAATTCTGGTCAATGTGTATGAGTTTACAGACCCTGAGATGGCTGGTTTACTCTGTCAGGCATTTTCTCGTGGTGTGAAAGTGACTGTGCTTCTTGAGGGGGGACCCGTTGGTGGGATAAGTTCTGAAGAGCAGACTGTCATCGCTATGTTATGTTCAGTCGGGATTAATGTCCGGGTTATGGCAGGGACAGGTGAAGATCACGCTCCATTCCGGTATGATCATGCAAAATACCTGGTTATTGATGGAAAAGATCTCCTTCTCACAACCGAAAATTTCAAAGAACATTCTTTTCAGAAGGCAGGTTTTGCCGGAAACCGGGGGTGGGGTGTTCTGGTCTCATCTCCTGATCTGTGTTCCTACTTTTCAAAGGTGTTTTACTCAGATCTAAACGGACCTGGCGTCACAGATATTCAGGGAAACAGATCGGAAATTCCCGAATATTTTGCAGAGGCATACAAACCTGTATTTGCACCTCTTCATTTCAACGACTCTTCTGTAACTCCCGTTCTTGCTCCAGATACCAGTGATCTTATCGTGTCTCTCATCAATGAAACCAGATCCCGGTTGTATATTGAAGAAGCCTATATCAAACACTGGTCACATGGAAAGAGAAACCCCTATCTTAAATCTGCGATAGATGCTGCCCGGAGGGGCGTTGAAGTTAAAATTCTCCTTGATTCGTATTACTACAACATCGAAGAAGAGAATGATAATGATGAGATTGCAGCTGAAATCACAGCCATCGCCAATCGTGAACATATTCCAATTGAAGCGAGACTTTTAGACCTTTCAGGGACCGGCCTCCTTAAGCTTCATGCAAAGGGCATGATCGCTGATGATTCTATATTGATCTCAAGTATCAACTGGAATGAAAATTCTCCCTCTTTCAATAGGGAAGCAGGTCTGATTATTGAGGATCCCAATGTTGCCGGGTACTTTGCCTCTGTTTTTGAACAAGATTGGAACGCTTATAAAAAGCAGCCATTATCACATGAGTCCGGGCCCGACATCGCAAAGATAGGGCTTGCCGGAATGATCGTTGGCATGCTTGCGATCCTGTATCTGTGGCGACACAGAAGATAA
- a CDS encoding amino acid kinase family protein, which produces MVKPLVIKVGGSLLPHARQIIRTVLKCNRAILILPGGGIFADAVRETGSDGTVAHWMAIAGMEQYGWYLSGFGVETTRYPEFTDKPRVMLPYQYLIEKDPLPHTWEITSDTISAWLADYLEADLLILKSIDQVRADGVPIEVIKAQINTSDLDPLFIPFILSHPVNGGVINGTFPERITLAMKGEKVVGTGFGTIV; this is translated from the coding sequence ATGGTAAAGCCACTGGTGATCAAAGTTGGAGGCAGTCTATTGCCCCATGCCAGGCAGATCATCAGGACTGTTCTCAAATGCAACAGGGCTATCCTGATACTTCCGGGAGGTGGAATCTTCGCTGATGCAGTGCGGGAGACTGGCTCGGATGGAACGGTTGCACATTGGATGGCAATCGCAGGTATGGAACAATATGGGTGGTACTTATCTGGATTTGGCGTTGAAACAACAAGATACCCAGAGTTTACAGATAAACCACGCGTGATGCTTCCGTACCAGTACCTCATAGAGAAAGATCCGTTGCCCCATACCTGGGAGATCACCTCTGATACCATCAGCGCCTGGCTGGCTGATTATCTGGAAGCAGACCTTCTTATCCTGAAATCAATAGATCAGGTACGCGCAGATGGAGTCCCAATCGAAGTAATAAAAGCACAAATTAACACTTCTGACCTTGATCCCTTGTTCATCCCATTTATTTTGAGTCATCCGGTAAATGGCGGAGTTATCAACGGGACTTTCCCTGAGAGAATTACTCTAGCCATGAAGGGAGAGAAGGTTGTTGGAACCGGTTTTGGCACCATAGTTTAA
- a CDS encoding zinc finger domain-containing protein: MSQEKCTSCNGPMAEQGSTEFGCPACGVRISRCYRCREQSVEFVCPTCGFRGP, translated from the coding sequence ATGAGTCAAGAGAAATGTACCTCATGCAACGGCCCAATGGCAGAGCAGGGATCAACCGAATTCGGTTGCCCAGCCTGTGGTGTCCGTATCAGCCGCTGTTACCGCTGCCGGGAACAGAGTGTCGAGTTCGTCTGCCCGACATGTGGGTTCCGGGGGCCTTAA
- a CDS encoding elongation factor 1-beta, with protein MGDVALIIKAMPESPEVNREDIKKEIRAKLPRVQDIQEEPIGFGLVALKVVVVVPDAEGQTDAAEATLNSIPGIERAEIIGSTLV; from the coding sequence ATGGGTGATGTGGCACTGATCATCAAGGCAATGCCGGAATCTCCTGAAGTAAACCGTGAAGATATCAAGAAAGAGATTCGTGCAAAGCTTCCACGTGTTCAGGACATTCAGGAAGAACCTATCGGGTTCGGACTTGTTGCACTCAAGGTTGTCGTTGTTGTTCCGGACGCAGAAGGACAAACCGATGCAGCAGAGGCCACACTGAATAGCATTCCCGGAATAGAGCGGGCCGAGATCATCGGATCGACGCTTGTCTAA
- a CDS encoding malate dehydrogenase, which translates to MTKVTIIGATGRVGQYAALSISRIPYIREIQLYGRDGSQSLLDGITRDLIDSFAATGTASVVRWSCDLADMKGSDVVIITAGVARKPNQDRLDLAHENAKIVADLSKQVQMFAPESMIMMVTNPVDIMTSVALRYSGKKPHQVFGLGTHLDSMRLKSLIASFFQVHVSEVHTRIIGEHGESMVPLWSATTIGGIQISNLPSFGNLPIDDIMGKVRSSGQQIIASKGATVWGPGDAIATIIKTLLGNENRILTLSAYVKSEVHNIGDVCIGVPARINKDGVFPVSIRLDPLEVHAFQRSVERIRGLTNQILKNLEQSDSE; encoded by the coding sequence ATGACAAAAGTCACGATCATTGGTGCTACCGGACGGGTTGGTCAGTATGCGGCCCTCTCGATATCACGGATACCGTACATACGGGAGATCCAGTTGTACGGCCGGGATGGATCGCAGTCTCTCCTTGATGGAATTACCCGTGACCTCATTGATTCATTTGCTGCTACGGGTACAGCAAGCGTTGTACGGTGGAGCTGTGATCTTGCAGATATGAAAGGGTCTGACGTGGTTATCATTACGGCAGGGGTAGCACGCAAACCTAATCAGGATCGTCTTGATCTCGCGCATGAGAATGCAAAAATTGTAGCAGATCTCTCGAAGCAGGTTCAGATGTTCGCCCCGGAGTCGATGATTATGATGGTTACCAATCCGGTTGATATCATGACGTCTGTTGCACTTCGGTATTCCGGGAAAAAACCTCACCAGGTATTTGGTCTTGGTACACACCTCGATTCGATGCGCCTGAAATCATTGATAGCTTCGTTCTTCCAGGTTCACGTCAGTGAAGTGCATACCCGCATCATTGGCGAGCATGGAGAGAGTATGGTACCTCTCTGGTCAGCAACTACGATCGGTGGTATTCAGATATCCAATCTGCCTTCGTTTGGTAACTTGCCCATTGATGATATCATGGGGAAGGTCCGCTCATCAGGTCAGCAGATCATTGCTAGTAAGGGTGCTACTGTCTGGGGGCCGGGCGATGCAATCGCTACGATCATTAAGACCCTGCTTGGAAACGAAAACCGGATTCTGACGTTATCTGCCTATGTTAAGAGTGAAGTGCATAACATTGGTGATGTCTGTATCGGTGTTCCGGCCCGAATAAACAAAGATGGGGTATTTCCGGTATCAATCAGACTTGACCCACTAGAGGTGCATGCATTTCAACGTTCTGTTGAGCGGATTCGTGGGTTAACTAATCAGATTCTCAAGAATCTTGAGCAATCAGATTCAGAGTAG
- a CDS encoding M24 family metallopeptidase, with product MDYLDDLILRSGTSAYCLFASSDDPDMRYLTHFVTNDPVPVIKKRGEKPIMILPIMEVDRAERESIAQSITRQQAGFQEIIATEKNPYNITAALIERCSGGAVIVPPQFPLALARALEKKIPVMLDDKSTISQMRSQKSSDEISHISVVQKATEEAMENGINLIRGSTMRNGLLWHGEKQLTSELIRYTIHSALLSRGCVAKDTIVSCGEETAMPHCTGEGQLKAHQPIVIDLFPKSETSGYHADMTRTVSKGEPSGKVCELYNAVRDAEILGESLILAGVSGAECYQKVRDYFDDQGFKTDTEGFIHSLGHGIGLEVHEKPSLSPAGEELKEGHVVTVEPGLYYRGVGGVRIENMGVVTRSGFNRLTNFPVEMIL from the coding sequence ATGGACTACCTCGATGATCTCATTCTTCGGTCCGGTACATCCGCATACTGTTTGTTTGCCTCATCTGATGACCCAGATATGCGTTACCTCACCCATTTTGTCACCAACGATCCTGTACCAGTCATAAAAAAAAGAGGGGAGAAACCCATCATGATCCTGCCTATCATGGAGGTTGACCGGGCAGAACGTGAATCAATCGCGCAAAGTATTACCCGGCAGCAGGCCGGGTTCCAGGAGATAATTGCAACAGAAAAAAATCCCTACAATATCACAGCTGCTCTGATTGAGAGATGTTCAGGAGGGGCAGTCATCGTTCCCCCTCAGTTTCCTCTTGCCCTGGCCCGGGCACTTGAGAAAAAAATACCGGTTATGCTAGATGACAAATCTACAATCTCACAGATGCGATCTCAGAAAAGCAGCGATGAAATCAGCCACATATCAGTTGTGCAAAAAGCGACTGAAGAAGCAATGGAGAACGGAATAAATCTCATCAGGGGATCCACAATGCGAAACGGGTTACTCTGGCACGGCGAAAAGCAGCTTACATCAGAACTAATACGGTATACTATTCATTCGGCTCTCCTTTCTCGCGGATGCGTTGCCAAAGATACCATAGTATCATGTGGAGAAGAGACTGCAATGCCTCATTGTACTGGAGAGGGACAACTCAAGGCCCACCAACCTATCGTGATTGATCTCTTTCCTAAAAGTGAAACGAGTGGCTATCATGCAGACATGACAAGAACTGTCTCAAAGGGAGAACCTTCAGGTAAGGTTTGTGAATTATATAATGCAGTTCGCGATGCAGAGATCCTGGGAGAGAGTCTAATTTTAGCTGGTGTGAGCGGGGCTGAATGTTATCAGAAGGTCAGGGATTATTTCGATGACCAGGGGTTCAAAACAGATACTGAGGGATTTATTCATAGTCTTGGGCATGGAATCGGCCTGGAGGTACATGAAAAACCAAGCCTTTCACCAGCTGGTGAAGAGTTGAAAGAGGGACATGTTGTTACTGTAGAGCCAGGTCTCTATTACCGTGGAGTAGGAGGGGTCAGGATTGAGAACATGGGAGTAGTTACAAGAAGCGGTTTTAATCGGCTAACGAATTTCCCTGTGGAGATGATTCTTTGA
- the map gene encoding type II methionyl aminopeptidase: protein MKEEVFERYIQAGKVASTILRKGGDLIRPDVSLALTAAEVEQMVIDAGLGVAFPVNISLNESAAHDTPSPEDDRTFKAGDMVKLDLGVHLDGYIADTALTVDLGDQNLLVEASIAARDAAIAKVKPGVTIGELGTAVAAEIGSRGYRPIANLTGHGLDQFRLHMGPNVPNVGGIGGAVLEEGMAIAIEPFATTGTGYVNDQKRVEIFSQMAWKPVRMPTSRKILKEIEPLNGLPFARRHLKTPKPDLSLLRLVREGVLHAYPVLADVPGSYVSQAEHTMIVTSDGCVVTTA, encoded by the coding sequence TTGAAAGAAGAGGTATTTGAACGATATATACAGGCAGGAAAGGTGGCATCCACCATCCTGCGAAAGGGAGGAGACCTGATAAGACCCGATGTATCACTTGCACTAACCGCTGCTGAGGTTGAACAGATGGTAATCGATGCAGGTCTTGGAGTGGCATTTCCAGTGAACATCTCATTGAATGAATCAGCAGCTCATGATACACCTTCACCTGAAGATGACCGGACATTCAAAGCAGGAGATATGGTAAAATTGGATCTGGGTGTACATCTGGATGGATATATCGCTGACACGGCATTAACTGTCGATCTTGGAGACCAGAACCTACTAGTGGAGGCATCAATTGCTGCGCGTGATGCAGCCATTGCTAAAGTCAAACCCGGAGTTACCATTGGTGAACTTGGAACGGCTGTGGCAGCAGAGATCGGTTCACGCGGATACAGACCGATTGCAAATCTTACAGGACACGGCCTTGACCAGTTCAGACTTCATATGGGGCCAAATGTCCCTAACGTCGGAGGAATCGGCGGGGCAGTGCTGGAAGAAGGAATGGCAATTGCAATAGAACCATTTGCTACAACAGGAACGGGTTATGTCAATGACCAGAAACGTGTTGAGATTTTCTCACAGATGGCCTGGAAGCCGGTAAGAATGCCTACATCGCGGAAGATCCTGAAAGAGATTGAACCATTAAACGGGCTTCCATTCGCAAGAAGACATCTTAAAACACCAAAGCCTGACCTTTCCCTGCTCAGACTTGTCAGAGAAGGGGTGCTTCACGCATATCCGGTCCTTGCAGATGTTCCTGGATCCTATGTATCTCAAGCTGAACACACCATGATTGTCACCAGTGATGGATGTGTAGTGACCACCGCATAA
- a CDS encoding ATP-binding protein has protein sequence MARDEEILDLIELLLAAEIFNQNQNLDINDLTPIAREVYGVQSMEGERGPVVVSESALQKVLGIPDAHLRLEKHPLTVYEEFGHRLRITTLPAGFNWFIKHNGEKRIRKNPVLAWYAEKNNLLSDISHSASRDINPRFEDSRVSLDRRISKMLADDEKLRAGLDLIIISAPEEVEQTLDDIICTSDQVQRILKLKVALENLEFLRAHQVFDIGKLLFIGPPGTGKTSLAFALTRVFHMPILEVRLPMVTSQYLGETSKNIDRIFEVARSLSPCILFIDEFDFLAKSRIGDDHGAMKRAVNALLKNIDRIGLIRNNVLLVGATNHPQLLDEAAWRRFDEVIPFDLPDLATRQLILERLLQGFSSGCDVSAVARETDGYSGADLKMVVREAILTALIDSRTQLTNEDLTTGQNLIKNRDASRNKNCQG, from the coding sequence ATGGCCCGTGACGAGGAGATCCTGGACCTGATCGAACTGCTTCTGGCGGCCGAGATATTTAACCAGAATCAGAATCTGGATATAAACGATCTAACCCCCATTGCACGTGAGGTATATGGCGTTCAGAGTATGGAAGGAGAACGGGGACCTGTTGTAGTTTCGGAAAGCGCGCTACAGAAGGTTCTTGGTATCCCTGACGCTCATCTGCGACTTGAAAAGCACCCACTCACGGTGTATGAAGAGTTTGGACACCGACTCAGAATAACAACTCTTCCGGCGGGATTCAACTGGTTTATCAAACACAATGGGGAGAAAAGAATTCGAAAAAACCCTGTTCTCGCCTGGTATGCGGAAAAAAATAATCTTCTATCAGATATTTCACATAGTGCATCTAGGGATATTAACCCAAGGTTTGAAGATAGCAGAGTGTCACTGGATCGCAGAATATCCAAGATGCTTGCAGATGATGAAAAATTAAGGGCGGGTCTTGATTTAATCATCATCAGTGCTCCGGAAGAAGTTGAACAGACGCTGGATGATATCATCTGCACATCTGACCAGGTTCAACGTATTCTCAAGCTGAAGGTTGCATTAGAAAACCTGGAATTTCTCAGGGCCCATCAGGTATTTGATATTGGAAAACTACTCTTTATTGGCCCACCGGGAACAGGAAAAACATCACTCGCTTTTGCTCTGACCCGGGTTTTTCACATGCCAATTCTTGAGGTGAGACTCCCGATGGTTACCTCCCAGTACCTTGGTGAGACATCCAAGAACATCGACCGGATCTTTGAGGTTGCACGCTCTTTATCTCCTTGTATTCTATTTATCGATGAATTTGACTTCCTCGCAAAAAGTAGGATTGGTGACGATCATGGAGCCATGAAACGGGCTGTAAACGCACTTCTCAAAAACATTGACCGGATCGGCCTTATCAGAAATAATGTGCTTCTGGTAGGGGCAACCAACCACCCTCAACTTCTGGATGAAGCGGCCTGGCGCCGATTTGATGAAGTTATTCCCTTTGATCTTCCAGACCTTGCAACAAGGCAACTTATTCTGGAGCGGCTTCTTCAGGGTTTTTCATCAGGATGCGATGTCAGCGCGGTAGCACGTGAGACTGATGGATATTCAGGTGCAGATCTCAAGATGGTTGTCCGTGAAGCAATACTCACCGCACTCATAGATAGCAGAACTCAACTGACTAACGAGGATCTGACAACTGGTCAGAATCTTATCAAGAACAGGGATGCTAGCAGAAACAAAAACTGTCAGGGATAA